The proteins below come from a single Pseudomonas chlororaphis genomic window:
- a CDS encoding 3-oxoacyl-ACP synthase gives MTPPLFITGTGMVSPVGLCVASACAARRAGLSALSELPFLDNDGEPIIGAAVPTLDLDLPASPRLSKLFMQALAELIQNAPTQDFKEVPLLLCLAEPERPGVDIRALAQTILQDLATRLGIQLHPGLSKVIPCGHVAGLRALHEASRLIFEAGVPACVVGGVDSLLNASTLQWLDQHRRLKTSTHVDGLFPGEAAAAVLVQARRQADTCLQICGLGFGQEQAPLLSCKPFRAEGLAEAARAALAQSNLGLHQIDLRLSDATGEQYGFKEIPLMEARLWRTVRKENQPLWHWAQAMGDTGAVAGIAQLILADQALRKGYAPGSTAICLTSALQGARAVAVVRDPRQSGGAS, from the coding sequence ATGACGCCGCCCCTGTTCATCACCGGCACGGGCATGGTCAGCCCGGTGGGCCTGTGCGTTGCCAGTGCCTGTGCCGCCAGGCGCGCAGGCCTTTCAGCGCTTTCGGAACTGCCGTTCCTGGACAACGACGGCGAGCCCATCATCGGCGCGGCGGTGCCCACCCTGGACCTGGATTTGCCGGCCTCGCCGCGCCTGTCCAAACTCTTTATGCAGGCGCTCGCCGAACTGATACAGAACGCGCCAACACAGGACTTCAAGGAGGTGCCCTTGCTCCTGTGCCTGGCTGAACCCGAACGTCCGGGTGTCGATATCAGGGCATTGGCCCAGACCATTCTTCAGGATCTCGCCACGCGGCTGGGCATACAGTTGCACCCCGGCCTGTCGAAAGTCATCCCGTGCGGCCATGTGGCCGGCCTGCGCGCCCTGCATGAAGCCAGTCGCTTGATCTTCGAAGCGGGCGTCCCCGCTTGCGTGGTGGGCGGAGTCGACTCGCTGCTCAACGCATCGACACTGCAGTGGCTGGACCAACATCGCCGGTTGAAGACCAGCACTCACGTGGACGGGCTGTTTCCAGGCGAAGCCGCCGCGGCCGTGCTGGTCCAGGCCCGCCGGCAAGCGGACACCTGCCTGCAAATCTGTGGCCTGGGATTTGGCCAGGAACAGGCACCTTTGCTGTCGTGCAAGCCCTTTCGGGCAGAGGGCCTGGCCGAGGCCGCGCGGGCTGCGCTGGCACAGTCGAACCTGGGACTGCACCAGATTGACCTGCGCCTGTCCGATGCCACGGGGGAGCAATACGGGTTCAAGGAAATCCCCCTGATGGAAGCCCGGCTGTGGCGCACGGTGAGAAAAGAGAACCAGCCTCTCTGGCACTGGGCGCAGGCCATGGGCGACACCGGAGCGGTGGCCGGCATCGCCCAGTTGATCCTCGCCGACCAAGCGTTGCGCAAGGGCTATGCACCAGGCAGCACCGCGATCTGCTTGACCAGCGCCTTGCAAGGCGCACGGGCCGTTGCAGTCGTGCGTGACCCACGTCAATCAGGGGGTGCCTCATGA
- a CDS encoding LysR family transcriptional regulator — protein sequence MDKLLALKMFVETVRCGGYSSAARKLGIATSSVTRQVAGLEQALGASLLNRTTRHISVTTAGQAYFEKAVAILEAMDEADAFVADRGNEAKGALRVSVPVEFGRRIIAPHLSRLLERHPGLEISLSLNDQVGDLLSEQIDVSVRLGSTVVSEEIVSKRLGGFQRWVLASPSYLQRHGVPAHPHDLLEHQCLRFDYGGTHPQWTFRASGETLSLNVRGRLHSNNADILREAAIAGGGVTLLADWLVREDVAQGRLIRLLEQYEVNPGSASTCINALYLPNHRGSSRINVFIGFLQEILAAA from the coding sequence ATGGACAAGTTGCTGGCCCTGAAGATGTTTGTCGAGACCGTGCGCTGCGGCGGTTACTCCTCGGCGGCGCGCAAACTTGGCATCGCCACTTCGTCGGTCACCCGCCAGGTCGCGGGGTTGGAACAGGCGCTGGGGGCCAGCCTGCTCAACCGGACGACCCGCCACATCAGCGTCACGACTGCCGGGCAGGCCTATTTCGAAAAAGCCGTGGCGATTCTGGAAGCCATGGATGAAGCCGATGCCTTCGTCGCCGACCGGGGAAACGAGGCCAAGGGGGCGCTGCGAGTCAGCGTGCCGGTGGAATTCGGTCGTCGCATCATCGCACCGCACTTGAGCCGTTTGCTGGAGCGCCATCCAGGCCTGGAGATCAGCCTGTCGCTGAACGACCAGGTGGGCGATCTGTTGAGCGAGCAGATCGACGTGTCGGTGCGCTTGGGGTCGACGGTTGTCAGCGAAGAGATCGTCAGCAAACGGCTCGGCGGCTTCCAACGCTGGGTGCTGGCAAGCCCCAGTTACCTGCAGCGCCATGGCGTACCCGCTCATCCCCACGACTTGCTTGAACATCAATGCCTGCGCTTCGATTATGGCGGCACCCACCCGCAATGGACGTTCCGGGCCAGCGGTGAAACCCTCTCGCTGAATGTGCGGGGACGCTTGCACAGCAACAACGCCGATATCCTGCGCGAGGCCGCTATTGCCGGCGGCGGCGTGACGCTGCTGGCCGACTGGCTGGTGCGCGAGGATGTCGCCCAAGGCCGATTGATCCGGCTGCTGGAGCAATACGAGGTCAATCCGGGCAGTGCCAGCACCTGCATCAACGCGTTGTACCTGCCCAATCATCGTGGTTCGAGCCGCATCAACGTGTTCATCGGGTTTCTCCAGGAGATTCTGGCCGCGGCGTGA
- a CDS encoding MFS transporter: MLTGNPAATAPAKTSASLSGLMVAFLAFCCGAVVANLYYAQPIVELIAPQIGLSSAKASLIVSLTQFGYALGLLFLVPLADLLENRRLVVGLTLAAGVSLLLAGLSQTPSMFLVFSLLIGLTSVAVQILVPLAAHLAPEASRGRVVGNIMSGLLLGILLSRPLSSLLVEAFGWRGVFFSAAALMALIASVTAVALPRREPTHRASYAALIGSVLALARRHAVLRERSLYQGLLFASFSLFWTIAPIELMRNHGFDQTQVALFALVGAVGAIAAPIAGRLADAGHGRKGTRVALLLAPISLLIAALPGHGYVGLVACAVLLDFAVQLSMVLGQREVYALDPHSRARLNAVYMTSIFVGGALGSLVASPLYEQFGWTVSALAVAVIPALALVLFLARGVHAAPVAHGQ, from the coding sequence ATGCTCACGGGCAATCCAGCGGCTACGGCCCCTGCCAAAACGAGTGCTTCGCTGTCCGGCCTGATGGTCGCGTTCCTGGCATTCTGCTGCGGCGCGGTCGTGGCCAATCTTTACTATGCGCAGCCGATCGTCGAGCTGATCGCGCCGCAGATCGGCCTGTCCAGTGCCAAGGCGAGCCTGATCGTGTCGCTCACGCAGTTCGGCTACGCCCTGGGACTGTTGTTCCTGGTGCCGCTGGCCGACCTTCTGGAAAACCGGCGTCTGGTGGTGGGGCTTACACTGGCGGCGGGTGTCAGCCTGTTGTTGGCCGGGCTGTCCCAGACGCCCTCGATGTTCCTGGTTTTTTCGCTGTTGATCGGCCTGACCTCGGTGGCCGTGCAGATCCTCGTGCCATTGGCGGCGCATCTGGCGCCGGAGGCCAGCCGTGGTCGCGTGGTGGGCAACATCATGAGCGGCCTGCTGCTGGGGATCCTCCTGTCGCGGCCGCTGTCGAGCCTGCTGGTCGAAGCGTTCGGCTGGCGTGGGGTATTTTTCAGCGCGGCGGCCTTGATGGCGCTTATCGCATCGGTCACGGCCGTGGCTTTGCCACGCCGGGAACCCACTCATCGGGCCAGTTATGCGGCGTTGATCGGTTCGGTACTGGCTTTGGCGCGGCGGCATGCGGTCTTGCGTGAGCGCTCGCTGTACCAAGGGTTGTTGTTCGCCAGCTTCAGCCTGTTCTGGACCATCGCCCCCATCGAATTGATGCGCAACCACGGCTTCGACCAGACCCAGGTCGCGCTGTTTGCCTTGGTGGGCGCAGTGGGCGCGATCGCAGCGCCCATCGCCGGGCGCCTGGCCGATGCCGGCCACGGTCGCAAGGGCACGCGGGTGGCGCTGTTACTGGCACCGATTTCCTTGCTGATCGCGGCATTGCCCGGCCACGGCTATGTTGGCTTGGTGGCGTGCGCCGTGCTGCTGGATTTCGCCGTGCAACTGAGCATGGTACTGGGGCAACGCGAGGTATACGCCCTCGACCCCCACAGCCGGGCGCGGCTCAATGCGGTGTACATGACCAGCATCTTCGTGGGGGGTGCCTTGGGCTCGCTGGTCGCCAGTCCACTCTACGAGCAATTTGGCTGGACCGTCTCGGCCCTCGCGGTGGCCGTGATTCCAGCTCTGGCGCTGGTGCTGTTCTTGGCGCGCGGGGTCCACGCGGCGCCAGTGGCCCACGGCCAATAG
- a CDS encoding LysR family transcriptional regulator, translating to MRDDDNAPANLPPLRAIQAFEQTARFGNLARAAEVLDLTPSAISHQLAKLEAMIGRQLFVRAARGVTLTPVGEQYLKDISGLLHSLEVATERASSDISLDCLRLHSAPSFGLLWLMPRLEAFRLSHPDIQINLSCSYESLHFSRDKIDVDIRHGQPNWPSYEVRTVRNETFAVLASPALLARHRIVSATDLLEKDLILSEATLLKWPEWFAQHGLSRPEKPYALSFDRSYMTLEAASHGLGFALESTLLAQKYLASGSLVEVAPQTLSAPVAAHHLVFPKAHSGFPRVRRFLEWMESELGHGFVF from the coding sequence ATGCGCGATGACGATAATGCGCCAGCGAACCTGCCACCGTTGAGAGCTATTCAGGCCTTCGAGCAAACTGCTCGCTTTGGCAACCTGGCCAGGGCGGCCGAAGTGCTGGACCTGACGCCCTCGGCCATCAGTCACCAGTTGGCGAAACTGGAGGCGATGATAGGCCGCCAGCTCTTCGTTCGCGCCGCCCGTGGCGTCACGCTGACCCCGGTGGGCGAGCAGTACCTCAAAGACATCTCTGGGCTGTTGCACAGCCTGGAAGTTGCGACAGAACGGGCCTCCAGCGACATCAGCCTCGACTGCCTCAGGCTGCATTCCGCACCCAGTTTCGGCTTGCTCTGGCTGATGCCGCGCCTGGAGGCGTTTCGCCTGAGCCATCCGGATATCCAGATCAACCTGTCCTGCTCGTACGAGTCGCTGCACTTCAGCCGGGACAAGATCGACGTCGATATCCGCCATGGCCAGCCCAATTGGCCGAGCTACGAAGTTCGCACCGTGCGCAACGAGACTTTTGCGGTCCTGGCGTCTCCCGCGTTGCTCGCCCGGCACCGCATCGTCAGCGCGACGGACCTGCTGGAAAAAGACTTGATCCTTTCCGAGGCCACACTGCTCAAGTGGCCGGAGTGGTTCGCCCAGCACGGTCTGTCACGCCCGGAAAAGCCCTACGCGTTGAGCTTCGACCGGTCGTACATGACGTTGGAAGCCGCGAGCCATGGCCTGGGCTTTGCCCTGGAAAGCACGCTGCTGGCCCAGAAGTACCTGGCCAGCGGGTCACTGGTCGAGGTCGCGCCGCAGACCCTGAGCGCGCCGGTGGCGGCGCATCACCTGGTGTTTCCCAAGGCGCACTCGGGGTTTCCCAGGGTCAGGCGCTTCCTGGAGTGGATGGAGAGTGAGCTGGGGCATGGCTTTGTGTTCTGA
- a CDS encoding short-chain dehydrogenase, producing the protein MLLQGKIAIITGAASERGIGRATAVTFARQGARVVILDLDESAARDAAASLGEGHLGLAANVADETQVKQAVAQVLEHFGRIDVLVNNAGITQPIKTLDIRPGDYDKVLDVSLRGTLLMSQAVIPGMRARSSGSIVCMSSVSAQRGGGIFGGPHYSAAKAGVLGLGKAMAREFGPDGIRVNSIAPGLIHTDITGGLMQDERRHAIIEGIPLGRLGAAQDVANAALFLASDLSSYLTGITLDVNGGMLIH; encoded by the coding sequence ATGCTGCTTCAAGGCAAAATCGCAATCATCACCGGCGCCGCATCGGAACGTGGCATCGGTCGGGCCACCGCCGTGACCTTCGCCCGACAAGGGGCGCGCGTGGTGATCCTGGACCTGGATGAGTCCGCCGCACGTGACGCCGCGGCGTCCCTGGGCGAAGGTCATCTGGGCCTGGCTGCCAACGTCGCCGACGAAACCCAGGTCAAGCAGGCCGTCGCCCAGGTTCTCGAACATTTCGGCCGCATCGACGTGCTGGTCAACAACGCAGGCATCACCCAACCCATCAAGACACTGGACATTCGCCCCGGCGACTACGACAAAGTGCTCGACGTCAGCCTGCGTGGCACGCTGTTGATGTCCCAGGCAGTCATTCCAGGCATGCGGGCGCGATCGTCGGGCAGCATCGTGTGCATGTCCTCGGTATCGGCGCAGCGCGGGGGCGGCATTTTCGGCGGCCCTCATTACAGCGCCGCCAAGGCCGGCGTATTGGGCCTGGGCAAAGCCATGGCCCGGGAATTCGGGCCGGACGGGATCCGGGTGAACTCGATTGCCCCCGGCCTGATCCACACCGACATCACCGGTGGCCTGATGCAGGATGAGCGGCGTCACGCGATCATCGAAGGTATCCCGCTGGGACGCCTGGGTGCCGCCCAGGATGTGGCCAACGCCGCGCTGTTCCTCGCCAGCGACCTCTCCTCCTACCTCACAGGCATTACGCTGGATGTCAACGGCGGCATGCTGATTCACTGA
- a CDS encoding MFS transporter permease, translating into MITTLTLDAVSTVRSTAYRKTAWRLMPFLMLCYLCAYLDRVNVGFAKLQMMNDLALSETVYGLGAGMFFLGYFLCEVPSNLILHKVGARRWIARIMISWGIISALFAFVETAWQFYALRFLLGVAEAGLAPGLLLYLTYWFPSYRRARMTVLWFIAIPLSGMIGGPLSGWIMNQFAGFHGWSGWQWMFVIEAIPTVVVGLLVLSYLKDGVHQATWLTDDEKALVTQELAEDNRCKVTHASPREFIRDRRLWLLAGIYFCVVMGQYAITFWLPTLVRNAGVSDPLHIGLLTSLPYLCAIVAMLLMGRSGDKHRERRWHLVAPMIAGAIGLALAALLGTNLVLSILSLCLAAAGVLSASSLFWMLPTTLLGGVSAAAGIAGINSFANLAGFCSPYLIGWITTTTGSSAIGMYLITGVLCLGACLVLRIPAASVNR; encoded by the coding sequence ATGATCACCACCCTGACGCTCGACGCGGTCTCGACCGTGCGCTCCACTGCCTACCGCAAGACGGCCTGGCGCCTGATGCCGTTCCTGATGCTGTGCTATCTGTGCGCCTACCTGGACCGGGTCAATGTGGGGTTCGCCAAACTCCAGATGATGAATGACCTGGCCCTCAGTGAAACCGTGTATGGCCTGGGCGCCGGCATGTTCTTCCTGGGCTATTTTCTCTGCGAAGTGCCCAGCAACCTGATTCTCCACAAGGTCGGCGCCCGCCGCTGGATCGCCCGGATCATGATCTCCTGGGGGATCATCTCCGCCCTCTTCGCCTTCGTCGAGACCGCCTGGCAGTTCTATGCCTTGCGCTTTCTGCTGGGGGTGGCCGAAGCAGGCCTGGCGCCGGGTCTGTTGCTGTACCTGACCTATTGGTTTCCGTCCTATCGGCGCGCCAGGATGACGGTCCTGTGGTTCATCGCCATTCCGCTGTCAGGCATGATCGGCGGCCCGCTGTCCGGCTGGATCATGAACCAGTTCGCCGGTTTCCATGGCTGGAGCGGCTGGCAATGGATGTTTGTCATCGAAGCCATTCCGACCGTCGTCGTCGGCTTGCTGGTGCTGTCCTACCTGAAAGATGGGGTGCATCAGGCCACCTGGCTGACCGATGATGAAAAAGCGCTGGTCACTCAGGAGCTCGCCGAGGACAACCGCTGCAAGGTCACCCATGCCTCGCCACGGGAATTCATCCGCGATCGGCGCCTGTGGTTGCTCGCCGGGATCTACTTCTGCGTCGTCATGGGGCAGTACGCGATCACCTTCTGGCTACCGACGCTGGTCCGCAACGCCGGGGTCTCCGATCCCTTGCACATCGGCCTGCTGACCAGCCTGCCCTACCTGTGCGCAATCGTCGCCATGCTGCTGATGGGCCGCAGCGGCGACAAGCACCGCGAGCGTCGCTGGCACCTGGTGGCCCCCATGATCGCCGGCGCCATAGGCCTGGCGCTGGCCGCCCTGCTCGGCACCAACCTAGTGCTCTCGATCCTGAGCCTGTGCCTCGCGGCAGCCGGCGTGCTATCGGCCTCGTCACTGTTCTGGATGCTGCCGACCACGCTGCTCGGCGGGGTGTCCGCCGCGGCCGGCATCGCCGGCATCAACAGCTTCGCCAACCTGGCGGGTTTCTGCTCGCCGTACCTGATCGGCTGGATCACCACCACAACGGGCTCCAGCGCCATCGGCATGTACCTGATCACCGGGGTGTTGTGCCTCGGCGCCTGCCTGGTCCTGCGCATCCCCGCCGCCTCGGTCAATCGTTAA
- a CDS encoding transketolase: MTVTAPSTSLSALADRAHNIRRHALRMGQVQGQGYVGQALGAADLLAVSYFHALRYQPQNPEWEQRDRFYLSIGHYAIALYAALIEAGVIPLDELETYGSDDSRLPMSGMAAYTPGMEITGGSLGHGLGIAVGACLGLKRKVSDAFVYNLLSDGELNEGSTWEAAMSASHWKLDNLIAIIDVNNQQADGHSSEVLAFEPIVDRWQAFGWFTQRVDGNDIAALVTAFDAARRHPGAQPRVIICDTKMGKGVDFLETREKTHFIRVDENEWDLALNNLKVGRTV; the protein is encoded by the coding sequence ATGACTGTAACCGCACCGTCCACATCGTTATCGGCCCTGGCTGATCGCGCCCACAACATCCGCCGTCATGCGCTGCGCATGGGCCAGGTCCAAGGCCAGGGCTATGTCGGCCAGGCGCTGGGGGCGGCCGACCTGCTGGCCGTGTCCTACTTCCATGCCCTGCGTTACCAGCCGCAGAACCCTGAATGGGAGCAGCGCGACCGTTTCTACCTGTCGATCGGGCACTACGCGATTGCGTTGTACGCGGCCCTGATCGAGGCTGGCGTGATCCCCCTCGACGAGCTGGAAACCTACGGCTCGGACGACAGCCGCCTGCCGATGTCGGGCATGGCGGCGTACACCCCGGGCATGGAAATCACCGGCGGCTCCCTCGGCCATGGCCTGGGCATCGCCGTGGGCGCCTGTCTTGGGCTCAAGCGCAAGGTATCCGACGCGTTCGTCTACAACTTGCTGTCCGACGGCGAACTCAATGAAGGCTCGACCTGGGAAGCCGCGATGTCGGCCTCGCACTGGAAGCTCGACAACCTGATCGCGATCATCGATGTCAACAACCAGCAGGCTGACGGTCATTCCAGCGAAGTGCTGGCGTTCGAACCGATCGTCGACCGCTGGCAGGCATTTGGCTGGTTCACCCAACGGGTGGATGGCAACGACATCGCCGCGCTGGTCACTGCTTTCGACGCCGCCCGCCGACATCCAGGGGCCCAACCCCGGGTGATCATCTGTGACACCAAGATGGGCAAGGGCGTGGACTTCCTCGAAACACGTGAAAAGACCCACTTCATCCGTGTCGACGAAAACGAATGGGATCTGGCATTGAACAATCTGAAGGTCGGGAGAACCGTATGA
- a CDS encoding transketolase produces MSSVNTPANGKKRLTTSAMIASIAAEGQATRSAPFGHALAALAEQRSDIVGLSADLSKYTDLHIFAKAHPERFYQMGMAEQLLMSAAAGMAREGCVPFATTYAVFASRRAYDFICMAIAEENLNVKIVCGLPGLTTGYGPSHQATDDLAIFRAMPNLMVIDPCDALEIEQAVPAIAAHNGPVYMRLLRGNVPLVLDEYGYTFEIGKAKTLRTGKDVLIISTGLMTMRSLEAAQKLQADGVDVAVLHVPTIKPLDEQTLLAEARKPGRLVVTAENHSVIGGLGEAVATVLLRNGVTPTFRQIALPDAFLDAGALPTLHDRYGISTQAVCAQIKSWL; encoded by the coding sequence ATGAGCAGTGTGAACACCCCCGCGAACGGCAAGAAGCGCCTGACGACATCGGCCATGATCGCCTCGATCGCCGCCGAAGGCCAGGCGACCCGCTCCGCCCCCTTCGGCCATGCCCTGGCCGCACTGGCCGAGCAGCGTTCGGACATCGTCGGGCTGTCGGCCGACCTGTCGAAGTACACCGACCTGCACATCTTCGCCAAGGCCCATCCGGAGCGGTTCTACCAGATGGGCATGGCCGAACAGCTGCTGATGAGCGCCGCCGCCGGCATGGCCCGCGAAGGTTGCGTGCCGTTCGCCACCACCTACGCCGTGTTCGCCTCACGCCGTGCCTATGACTTCATTTGCATGGCCATCGCCGAAGAAAACCTCAACGTCAAGATCGTCTGCGGCTTGCCCGGGCTGACCACCGGCTACGGGCCAAGCCACCAGGCCACCGATGACCTGGCGATCTTTCGCGCCATGCCGAACCTGATGGTCATCGACCCTTGCGACGCGCTCGAAATCGAACAGGCGGTGCCGGCCATCGCCGCGCACAACGGGCCGGTGTACATGCGCCTGTTGCGCGGAAACGTGCCACTGGTGCTCGACGAGTACGGCTACACCTTCGAGATCGGCAAGGCCAAGACCCTGCGCACCGGCAAGGACGTGCTGATCATTTCCACCGGCCTGATGACCATGCGCTCGCTGGAAGCGGCGCAGAAGCTCCAGGCCGACGGTGTCGACGTCGCCGTGCTTCACGTCCCGACCATCAAGCCGCTGGACGAGCAGACCCTGCTCGCCGAGGCTCGTAAGCCGGGGCGCCTGGTGGTCACGGCCGAGAACCACTCGGTGATCGGCGGCCTGGGCGAGGCGGTGGCGACCGTGCTGCTGCGCAACGGTGTCACGCCAACGTTCAGACAGATCGCGCTGCCCGATGCGTTCCTTGATGCCGGCGCACTTCCAACACTCCACGACCGCTACGGCATCTCGACCCAGGCAGTCTGCGCGCAGATCAAAAGCTGGCTGTAG
- a CDS encoding lipase, whose amino-acid sequence MDAAALLDPAYRVFLEETPSDWTLATLPDIRRRVGSGYKSPHDARGEVRWTMDTPATPGVRLRLYRPDAAPEGQPLASLLYLHGGGFVLGCPEMADDYLADLANAQQVVIVAVDYRLAPEHPFPAALQDGHTALDWMARNSETLGLDINRVLIMGHSAGGGLAAALAISARDSGLIAIAGLVLVYPMLDHRTGSPCAPVANPTTRQLSWRPEANQFCWQCLRGAYALDDERVPLFSPALAQDLTGLPPTFICVGALDLFLEEDVAFALKLSRDGVAVELHVYPGVPHMFDQHPGALSERCHRDVAWAIEKFCR is encoded by the coding sequence ATGGATGCGGCAGCATTGCTTGACCCAGCGTATCGAGTGTTTCTCGAAGAAACGCCCAGTGACTGGACGCTCGCCACCCTGCCCGACATCCGGCGCCGGGTTGGCAGCGGTTACAAATCGCCCCACGATGCCCGCGGTGAAGTCCGGTGGACAATGGACACGCCAGCGACGCCAGGCGTCCGCTTGCGCCTGTACCGGCCCGACGCAGCGCCTGAAGGTCAGCCGCTGGCAAGCCTTCTTTACTTGCATGGCGGCGGCTTCGTACTGGGCTGCCCCGAGATGGCGGACGATTACCTGGCCGACCTCGCCAACGCACAGCAGGTAGTGATCGTGGCGGTGGATTATCGGCTCGCGCCGGAGCATCCGTTCCCGGCCGCTCTGCAGGACGGACACACAGCCCTCGACTGGATGGCTCGCAACAGTGAAACCCTGGGCCTGGACATCAATAGAGTGCTCATCATGGGCCACAGTGCCGGCGGCGGCCTGGCCGCTGCCCTGGCCATCTCCGCGCGGGACAGCGGCCTGATCGCCATTGCCGGCCTGGTGCTCGTCTACCCGATGCTCGACCACCGAACAGGCTCACCCTGCGCCCCTGTCGCCAACCCCACCACCAGGCAATTGAGCTGGCGGCCGGAGGCCAACCAGTTCTGCTGGCAATGCCTGCGCGGCGCCTATGCCCTGGACGATGAACGCGTGCCGCTGTTCTCTCCCGCCCTGGCGCAGGACCTGACGGGGTTGCCACCGACGTTCATCTGCGTCGGCGCGCTGGACCTGTTCCTGGAGGAAGACGTAGCGTTCGCGCTGAAGCTGTCGCGCGACGGCGTAGCCGTGGAACTCCATGTGTACCCCGGCGTGCCGCATATGTTCGATCAACACCCCGGTGCGCTCAGCGAGCGGTGCCACAGGGATGTTGCGTGGGCAATCGAGAAGTTCTGCCGCTGA
- a CDS encoding peptidase S8 and S53 subtilisin kexin sedolisin: protein MPLRSAALAALFVLASHCASAAQEPLRLEGLKRCGDLLDDQRQDWCLTVRGLGEAVPTLHLGAKALPTDVVRREGNALRLSLASRGYQSGPLWLEDGSRHSNAAWLSLRDSHVLAAGPGEVAKNMDGLTTYVDLVSVLIEEDHDGRQEAERLARKYGATVVGRIAPLNLYQLRLPAKDLVQRDALVLRLGSETSVDAVVVEESAAEEAEQAPARPEEPGKPSPDSDEWAANRFLDAVNYYQRRIPGRQAPIPAQPVRIGLIERDVDFDTADFADYVGPCTLPRTCVYARDADKPDNHGTTVAGILAARWNDGGNSGFLRGLDKASGGFEVIVERNSDAGITANIAASVNLVEDGVRVLNWSWGIHRVGAKDVKGDDVDSLLRSGIAMGGYEELLEEFFLWLRKEHPDVVVVNSAGNGSSFSGTDEYRLPSSFITEQLLVVGGHQRSEREDVAVDDPGYAVKRSSSNIDMRVDITAAACAHASTARAGEEGAVHCGTSYATPMVASLLAAMLSINPQLQPEQLRMLLRRSAMTIGDNHDFERMDAEDLTAPILPSERRYQLNDRDVGRSARLDMQKALDLAVQSRERVR from the coding sequence ATGCCCCTGCGTTCCGCCGCCCTCGCGGCCTTGTTTGTCCTGGCGAGCCACTGCGCGAGCGCGGCACAGGAGCCGCTGCGCCTGGAGGGCCTCAAGCGCTGCGGCGACCTGCTGGACGATCAGCGCCAGGATTGGTGCCTGACCGTGCGAGGGCTGGGCGAAGCCGTTCCGACACTGCATCTGGGGGCAAAGGCACTCCCTACGGACGTGGTCCGGCGTGAGGGCAACGCCCTGCGGTTAAGCTTGGCCAGCCGCGGATACCAGAGCGGCCCGCTGTGGCTGGAAGACGGTTCGCGCCACAGCAACGCCGCCTGGCTGAGCCTGCGCGACAGCCATGTGCTGGCCGCCGGACCGGGTGAAGTGGCGAAGAATATGGATGGCTTGACCACCTACGTCGACCTGGTCAGCGTGCTGATCGAAGAAGATCACGATGGCCGCCAGGAAGCCGAGCGCCTGGCCCGCAAGTACGGGGCGACGGTGGTCGGGCGCATCGCCCCACTGAACCTGTACCAGCTTCGCCTGCCGGCCAAGGACCTGGTCCAGCGTGATGCCCTGGTGCTGCGCTTGGGCAGCGAGACCAGTGTCGATGCGGTGGTCGTCGAGGAGTCCGCCGCCGAAGAGGCCGAGCAGGCACCGGCTCGCCCCGAGGAACCCGGCAAGCCCTCGCCGGACTCCGATGAATGGGCCGCCAATCGCTTCCTCGACGCGGTGAATTACTATCAGCGCCGCATCCCCGGGCGCCAGGCGCCGATCCCGGCGCAACCGGTGCGCATCGGCCTGATCGAGCGCGACGTCGACTTCGACACCGCCGATTTCGCCGACTACGTCGGGCCGTGCACGCTGCCGCGCACCTGCGTCTACGCGCGTGACGCAGACAAGCCGGACAACCATGGCACCACCGTCGCCGGCATCCTCGCGGCGCGCTGGAACGACGGCGGCAACAGCGGTTTCCTGCGCGGCCTGGACAAGGCCAGTGGGGGCTTCGAGGTCATCGTCGAGCGCAACTCCGATGCCGGGATCACCGCCAACATCGCCGCCTCGGTCAACCTGGTGGAAGACGGCGTGCGCGTGCTCAACTGGAGCTGGGGCATCCACCGCGTCGGCGCCAAGGACGTCAAGGGCGATGACGTGGATTCCCTGCTGCGCTCGGGCATTGCCATGGGCGGCTACGAGGAACTGTTGGAAGAGTTCTTCCTGTGGCTGCGCAAGGAACACCCCGACGTGGTGGTGGTGAACTCCGCCGGCAACGGCTCGTCGTTCTCGGGCACCGATGAATATCGCCTGCCCTCCTCCTTCATCACCGAACAACTGCTGGTGGTCGGCGGGCATCAACGCAGCGAGCGCGAGGACGTGGCCGTGGACGACCCCGGCTACGCGGTCAAGCGCAGCTCTTCGAACATCGACATGCGCGTCGACATCACCGCGGCCGCCTGCGCCCACGCCTCGACCGCCCGCGCTGGCGAGGAAGGCGCCGTGCATTGCGGCACCTCCTACGCCACGCCGATGGTCGCCAGCCTGCTGGCGGCGATGCTGTCCATCAATCCGCAGTTGCAGCCCGAGCAATTGCGCATGCTGCTGCGCCGCAGCGCCATGACCATCGGTGACAATCACGACTTCGAAAGGATGGACGCGGAAGACCTCACCGCCCCCATCCTGCCATCGGAGCGCCGCTACCAGCTCAACGACCGGGACGTCGGCCGTTCAGCGCGGCTGGACATGCAGAAGGCGCTGGACCTGGCGGTGCAAAGCCGCGAGCGGGTGCGCTGA